Proteins co-encoded in one Ooceraea biroi isolate clonal line C1 chromosome 9, Obir_v5.4, whole genome shotgun sequence genomic window:
- the LOC113562597 gene encoding uncharacterized protein LOC113562597, with product MCKLRCILGNTRVSVIPRSEALTFDVPSRSMRREEDSSRTSRADDIRRRGTVTSALKPVAGLSENRQTQCNLRDRDNLRKKQDNACSLALTSESEAWSCSVQPQYKAPEQVVSYQDHDQRKSFDPCDEHITCDSYRHYEGTKNICITEVSHRVPSYADVCSLHTAGMRF from the coding sequence ATGTGCAAACTCCGGTGCATTCTAGGTAACACACGTGTTAGTGTAATACCTCGTAGTGAAGCTTTAACATTCGATGTTCCTTCGCGCAGCATGCGGCGTGAGGAGGATTCCTCGCGTACAAGTCGGGCGGACGATATTCGAAGACGGGGAACGGTTACTTCTGCACTTAAACCGGTGGCCGGATTAAGCGAGAATCGCCAAACTCAGTGCAATCTTCGCGATAGAGATAATCTTCGAAAAAAGCAAGACAATGCCTGCAGTTTAGCGCTTACAAGCGAGTCGGAAGCCTGGTCTTGCAGCGTTCAGCCTCAATATAAGGCACCTGAACAAGTCGTTAGTTACCAAGATCACGATCAACGAAAATCTTTCGATCCATGCGACGAGCATATCACATGTGATTCTTATAGACATTATGAAGGAACTAAAAACATTTGTATAACTGAAGTTTCGCATCGCGTTCCGAGCTATGCAGATGTTTGCTCATTACATACTGCAGGAATGaggttttaa